A segment of the Siphonobacter curvatus genome:
ACAAGCCGCTACGCAGGCCCCACATCCAATACAGGCCGCTGCCATAAAGGAAGCATCTGCGTTTTCTTTCGGAATGGGGATAGAGTTCGCATCCTGAGCATTACCCGTATTGACCGAAATATACCCACCCGCCGAAATAATACGGTCGAAGGAAGTACGGTCCGTTACCAAGTCTTTGATAACCGGAAATGCTTGAGCCCGCCAAGGTTCTACCACAATGGTATCGCCATCTTTGAAGCTACGCATGTGCAACTGACAGGTAGTTACCCCTTGTAAGGGACCATGGGGACGACCGTTAATGTACATAGAACAAGCTCCGCAGATTCCTTCACGGCAATCGTGATCAAAGGCTACGGGTTCTTTTCCTTCGTGTACCAGTTGCTCGTTAAGTACATCGAACATTTCCAGGAACGACATATCCTCGGAAATGCCGGAAAGCTGGTAGGATTCCATCCGGCCTTCCGTTCTACTATTTTTTTGACGCCACACCTGGAGCGTCAGGTTCATATTACCTTCCATTGTTTCGTTAACTCTCTAATTGTTAACCTATTACTTATAAGAACGCTGGGCAATTTTGATGTTTTCGTAGTTGAGTTCTTCTTTGTGAAGCTCCCACTGCGATTCACCCTGGTATTCCCATGCGGATACATACATGTAATTCTCATCGTCCCGTTTGGCTTCGCCTTCTTCCGTTTGGTATTCTTCGCGGAAGTGACCGCCACAGGATTCATTCCGATCCAGAGCGTCCATACACATCAACTCGCCCAGCTCAATAAAGTCAGCAACGCGGTTGGCCTTGTCCAGTTCTGGGTTGAACTCATCGATGTCACCCATGACTTTCACATTCGACCAGAACTCTTTTTTCAGAGCCCGAATCTCCTGAATGGCTTCTTTAAGACCTTGTTCATTACGGGCCATTCCACACTTATCCCACATAATCTTACCCAGTTCTTTGTGGTAAGCTTCGGGAGATTTCGTGCCTTTAATCGAAATCAGTTTAGTAATCCGGTCGTTTACTTCTTTCTCGGCTTGTACAAAGGCGGGGTGATCCGTTGAAATCGCTTTCGTCCGAATTTCACTCGCCAAGTAGGCACCAATGGTGTAAGGAATTACAAAGTAACCATCGGCCAGACCCTGCATCAGAGCTGACGCTCCCAGACGGTTTGCTCCGTGATCGGAGAAGTTGGCCTCGCCCAAAGCATACAGACCCGGTACCGTCGTCATCAGGTTGTAATCCACCCAAAGACCTCCCATGGTATAGTGAACGGCTGGGTAAATACGCATCGGCACCTGATACGGATCTTCACCCGTAATCTGCTTATACATATCGAAAAGGTTACCGTATTTTTCTTTTACGACAGCCTTTCCTAATTGAAGAATCTGATCCGCCGAGGCATTATGAATACCTCTTTTGTTTACTTCACCTTTACCGTATCGCTCATAAGCGGCATAGTAATCCAGGTAAACGGCCATTTTCGAAGTACCTACTCCATAACCTGCATCACAACGCTCTTTAGCAGCCCGGCTGGCAATATCCCGGGGTACGAGGTTACCAAACGCAGGGTAACGACGTTCGAGGTAGTAATCACGTTCGTCTTCAGGAATCTGATCAGCTGAACGGTTATCATCTTTCTTTTTAGGCACCCAAATCCGACCGTCATTCCGTAAGGATTCGGACATCAACGTCAGTTTCGACTGGTGATCGCCCGATACCGGAATACACGTCGGGTGAATTTGCGTAAAGCAGGGGTTTCCGAAGAATGCTCCTTTTTTGTGAGCTTTCCACGCAGCCGTTACGTTTGAACCCATGGCGTTCGTTGACAGATAGAATACATTTCCGTACCCGCCTGAGCAAATCAGAACCGCATGACCAAAGTGACGCTCAAGTTCACCCGTAATCAGGTTACGAGCAATGATACCCCGGCATTTGCCGTCGATCATAACCACATCCAGCATTTCGTGACGGGTATACATCGTAATGTTACCCGCTCCTACCTGACGCTGTAAGCCTGAATAAGCTCCCAGCAGTAATTGCTGACCCGTTTGACCTGCCGCGTAGAACGTACGTTGAACTTGCGTACCACCGAATGACCGGTTGGAAAGCAGTCCGCCGTATTCACGGGCAAAAGGTACACCAGCGGCTACGCACTGATCAATGATATTCCCGGATACTTCGGCCAAACGGTATACGTTAGCTTCCCGAGCCCGGTAATCACCACCTTTGATCGTATCATAAAACAGACGGTACACGGAGTCACCGTCGTTTTGATAGTTTTTAGCAGCGTTAATTCCACCCTGAGCCGCAATGGAGTGAGCCCGGCGAGCAGAATCCTGAAAACAAAATGCTTTTACTTTATAACCTAACTCAGCCAACGTAGCCGCCGCCGAAGCTCCGGCTAGTCCCGTACCAATGACGATAATTTCCAGACTCCGTTTATTGGCAGGGTTAACGAGCGGCACGGTCGAGCGGTACTTTGTCCACTTCGTCTCCAGCGGCCCGTCAGGTATTTTGGCATCCAATTTGGGTGATGTTGCCATGGAATGATTTCAGTTTATAAACTCCGGTATAGTTCCGGACTGATGACTAACGAGAATACACACGCCTTCATTAAGGTTGAAGGCAAAGGTTACGCTCCTAAACTCTTAATGTAAAAATAAATAGGCATGGCCGCAAAAGCCAGCGGGATACCAATACCAAATACCCACACGCCGAGAAAACGAATCAGCGGATTATACTTGGGGTGATTCCAACCCAGCGTTTGGAAAGCACTCCAGAATCCGTGAACCAAGTGATAGGCCAGAGCCGCCATTCCCAATACGTAGAATAATACCAGTAAGGGATTAGAAAAAGCTACGGTCGTTTCCTTGTACAAGTCCTTCACAATCGTAACCCGAGTTTGTGAATCTTCGCGTACGTACTCTTCCAGGCGGCCTTTGATCGGCTGCCCCGTATACGGCGTAGAAGAGATGTCGCCCGTTACCAGACTTTCTTCGTACTGGCGATACGGTACATCCCCGTAATGATACACATACCAGAAATCGTGCATGTGTACGACAATGTACAACAACAGCATGGTACCCAGCAGAGCCATGTTACGGCTAGCCCAGGTACTTTGGTTATGAACCACTACATACCGCTGTGCTCCACGGGCTTTACGGTTGTCTTTTGCCAGCCACAATCCCTGAACGGCATGCCAGAGAATGAATGCATACAAGCCGTAAGAAACGACCCGAATGGGCTTGAACGTAGACATGAAGGCAGCGTACTTATTAAAGCCATAGCCTTCATCGTGATTGAACAATTGCAGGTTACCGCTCACGTGTACCACCAGGAAAGTACATAAGAACAATCCGGTTAAGGACATAATGAGCTTGCGGCCCAGCGAACTCGAAAAAGTTTGTGTGACCCAGGACATCGTTTTTTGACTCGAAGAACAGTTAAAAATGCAGGGAACCAACCCCTAATTAGGCGTCAAAACTACGGCACAAACGGTGGGTTGCCAAAGTCGATTTCTGATTTTTTGCTAATTAAAAATACCTTTTGCTTTCGAAAAGCGTTCAGCATTTGAAATTAGTGCCCACTTCTAGGCTAGTCCAGCTCTGTTTCAGTACCTTATTGTCAGAACATTTTCCCCCAGGAAAAAAACTTCTTTAGCAGTGAAAAAGTTTGTTGTAAAAACAATTGTTTTCAGAATTGAAAGAACATTCAAATCTGTACCTTGAACCTGTGTTATACCCGTACCTTTACAAGCCTGAGCTTTGGGCATCTGTACCCATTACCGCTGTTTTTTGAATACTACCGAACTGATTGTCTGATTATACCAGCGTAGCATGAGAACCCTTTACCGTTTATTTGGATTACTGGTTTTTACCATTTGTGGCTTAACCTCCACGGCCTGGGCTACCCACGTGCGGGCCGGAGAGATTACTTCCCGCCGGATATCCAGTACCAGCTTAACCTACGAGTTAACGCTTACGATTTACTGCGACTATCAATTTGGTAAAGCCGCGACGGATGGCACAGCAGCGGGCGGTGTAAAATTTTGTTACGGGGACGGAACTCCCATTCAAACCACGCCCCTCTTCACGCAAGGTTTGCCCAATGGAGGTTTAGTAGATGTGGGGAACAGCACGGTACGACTTATCTTTCGTACCACCCATACCTTCAGTGCTCCGGGTACGTATACCGTTTCCGTTGGGATTGATAACCGAAATAAGGGCACCCTCAATATTACCAATGGTAATTCGGATAGCTATCCTTTTTTCGTTGAATCTACACTGGCGATCAACTCTTTTTTGGGTTTGAATAGCACCCCGGTTATGCTGAATCCCCCCGTTGACTTTGAAGCCTGTGCCGGTCAACGTTACATTCACAACCCCAGTGCATTTGATGCAGACGGCGACAGCCTGGCGTACCGCTTGACGCAAAACAAATCAACGCTGGTGGGCGAGTCCTGTAATGGGTTTGTAATTCCGAGTATTGTATATCCCAACGACATCCCGAATTGTAACGACCGTAACGAAGCCAATACGGGTGCTGCGGGTTATACAATCAATGCGACTACTGGGGATTTAATCTGGGATGCTCCTTCCTGCCCCGGCCAGTATAACGCCGCATTTATCATTGAAGAATGGCGGAATGGCGTGAAAATTGGTGAGATCACACGGGATATGCAGATTATCGTTCGGGACTGCCAGAATAAACGGCCTACGTTAGAAGTTCCCGATGAAATTTGCGTAGAAGCAGGATCAACGGCTACGTTCAATGTACGGGCTACGGACCCCGATGGCAACCGTTTAACGATCACTTCTACGGGAGGGGTTTACCAGCAAACACCGCTGGGCGTAAACCTGATTCAGCCGCCCTTTGCTACGTTCACTACACCGACTCAACCGCAGGCATCGCCGGCTACGGGTACCTTTAGCTGGCAAACCAACTGTACGCAGGTACGGCAACTGCCCTATGAAGTACTCTTCAAGGTGCGAGATCATCCCGGATCAGTTCAACCTTATTTGGTGGATAGCAAAACAGTGAAGGTACGCGTGGTCGCTCCCGCTCCCAAAAACCTACGGTCTGAACCCAGCGGTACGGGTTACGTACTCAACTGGGATGCGTACCCCTGTCAGATTACCGGAGCCCAAATTGTGATCTACCGCCGTCAGGGTTGTACCAATCTGACTCCTGACATCTGTAAACCAGGCCCACCGCCGGGTTACGTGGAAGTAGGCCGGGTTCCGGCTACGCAAACGACCTATACAGATAATTCTACTGGTCTACGGCCTAATACGGAGTACAGCTACCGGATTGTCGCTTCGTTCCCTGGTCCCAATAACCTGACGCAGTTTACCAGTACGTTCTCGAATCAGGCCTGTCAGCGATTACCTAATCAGGCTCTGTACATAACCAACGTAACCGTTGACGAAACGTCGACTACGCAGGGTCAGATTACCGTAAAATGGACGCGGCCCGAAGGTACGGGTGCCCGTCAGTATCGCATCCTCCGGGCTACGGGTTTGAATGGTACGGCTTATACGCAAGTAGGCACGATCAATACCAACTTATCCGCTCCCCGTACTAACGATACCATTTACGTGGATCGTGGACTGAATACCGAAGCGAACGCCTACCGCTACCGTGTAGATGTGTTCAACGGTACCACGCGGCAGGATTCTTCGCAGGCAGCCAGTAGCGTTCGTCTGAGCGGAAATGGCCAGTCCCGTGCGGTACAGCTCTCCTGGCAAGCCAATGTCCCCTGGAGCAATGATAACCAGACCCACCGCATTTACCGTCAGGTACGGCCAGGCGTGTACAATTTGATTCAGCAGGTAGCCGTACAGGGCCCCGGAACCTATACGTACACGGATAATGGACGAGACAACGTAACCTCCGATGGGGATGTGAGTACGACACTTTCCGCGGACTCTACGTATTGTTATCGTGTTGAAACGGTGGGTACGTACAATGATCCAACCATTCACGGGGGCTTGTTGTACAACTTCTCGCAACGTTTATGTCTGACGCCTACCGATACGACTCGCCCCTGCCCGCCCGTCCTTACGCTGGACCAGCTCGACTGTGCCACGTACGTGCAAGGCATCTGTGAGGAAGGCCCGTATAGCAATAAATTAAGCTGGACGGACGCAACGACGGGCCCTAACGGTGCCGCCTGTGATCCGAACATTGTTCAATACAACATTTACTACAAACGCTACGGAGATACGGGTGACTTTGAGAAAATCGGTGAAACTAAATCGCCCCCAAGCCGCAACTTCACGCACGACAATCTTAGTAGTTACGCTGGGTGTTATTACGTAACTTCGGTGAATCGCTTTGGTACGGAGTCGGTTCCGAGTAACACCGTTTGCCAAGACAACTGTACGGATTACTCCCTACCGAACGTCATCACGCCCAACAGTGATGGCAAGAACGATACCTTCGAGCCGATTCGTTGTCCTCGTTTTGTGAAAAACGTACGGTTCCGGGTGTACAACCGCTGGGGCGTAAAAGTCTACGAGAGCAATGACAATGTGCTCATTGAGTGGGACGGACGAACCGACTCAGGAAAAGAACTGGCGGCAGGCACCTACTACTACGAAGCTCAGGTTACCTACGAACGCCTGAACCGGGCTGACGAAAATCGTCCGGCTATTTTGAAGAGCTGGGTACAGATTATTCGCTAGCTTATTTTCATTCAGATACAGAAAAAGGAACTGCTTGGCGGTTCCTTTTTTTATATCTGAACGTTTCAGTCCTTACCCGTGTCTTCATCAAGTAACATCAGGGCTTTTACGCATGGCAGTCATTCTCTTTGATGGCGTTTGTAATTTCTGTAACGCCACCATCAATTACATCATGGATCACGACGGCGGAAGGCACCAGTTTGCTTCCCTGCAATCTGCGTATGGACAATCTATACTTGACCAACTGAATCGGCCTTCCCTTGATTTTGATAGTGTACTGCTTTGGGAAGACGGTCGCATCTACGAGAAATCAGAAGCCGCCCTCCGCATCGCCCACCACGTCAAGGGCTGGCAATGGCTCTGGACCTTACGTTTTTTACCCCTTTCAATCCGCGACCGTGTGTATGGTCTGATTGCTCGGAACCGCTATCGGTGGTTTGGTAAACGCGAGAGTTGCCGACTACCAAGCCCCAAAGAGCGGCTTCGTTTTGTGGGATAAGCCGGGGAAGTTCTATTTTTGCGGTTCTATCAAACTTGTCAGTATGAAAGCTTATGTTTTCCCGGGTCAGGGATCGCAATTTTCGGGTATGGGAAAAGACCTGTACGAACGTTCCGAAGAAGCCCGCATTCTTTTTGAAAAGGCTAACGATATTTTAGGGTTTCGCATTACGGACATCATGTTCAATGGTTCCGATGAAGAACTCAAGCAAACGAAAGTTACGCAACCTGCTATTTTCCTGCATTCCGTGATTCTGGCATCTATCACGCCCGATCTAAATCCGGATATGGTCGCAGGTCATTCCCTGGGTGAATTCTCGGCTCTGGTTACGGCGGGTGTTTTATCGTTTGAAGATGGCGTACGACTGGTTTCCAAACGGGCTCTGGCGATGCAGCGAGCCTGCGAAATCAATCCTTCAACGATGGCGGCCGTTCTAAGCTCGCTGCCGGATGAGCAGGTAGCTCAGTTGTGTGAGCAGGTACGTCAGGAAACGGGTGAGATCGTCGTGGCAGCTAACTACAACTGCCCGGGTCAGCTGGTCATTTCCGGTTCGCACGAAGGCGTACGTATAGCGGGCGAACGCCTCAAGGAAGCAGGAGCCAAACGCGTATTGCCCCTGCCCGTGGGAGGAGCATTCCACTCCCCTTTGATGGAACCCGCTCGGGAAGAACTGGCTGCTGCCATCGAAGTGACCCCTTTCCATACGGCCAAGTTCCCCGTGTACCAAAACGTGAACGCCCAGCCCGCTACGCAGATTGACGCCATCAAAACGAATCTGATTGCTCAATTAACTGCTCCCGTACGCTGGACGCAGTCGGTGCAGGCCATGCGGGCCGATGGAGCCACCTTATTTGTTGAATGCGGTCCAGGTAAAGTTTTACAAGGACTGGTGAAGAAGATTGACGCCGCTGCAGAGACCGCAGGTGTGTAATTTTTTTTTAATGAAAAGCGATTCGTATTCAGGCATTTAAAAAAAATAGCCCCTTAAATTTGAATTTATTTTCAGAAACGACTTGACAAGGCTTTCAAAAACCCCCTATATTTGCACCACGGAACACGGAAATGACCGATGGTGTAATGGTAACACAGGAGATTTTGGTTCTCTTATTCAGGGTTCGAATCCTTGTCGGTCAACTTCAAAAGCCCCTCAGATTAATTTCTGAGGGGCTTTTTCCTTTTGGTACGATTCTTCACTCGTCGGATATGTTATCTCATCTTTCGCATTAACGGGCGTACTCGTGCGGAGATGCTTTGTAAAGCGTACGAATCGTCCGAACGTTTCCTTCAAAACCGGTTTTGTCGTCCTGGTTGGAACCCGTAAAATTTTCCCGGATACCTAAAAACATGCTCGCCATTACGAGGAGCATTACGATAACTATGGGTAGGATCATCATGGCTTTTATCGTTTAAAATGAGTGGGCTTTGTAGGCCCCTATTTATACTAAGCTTCATTTTAAAAAAATGATGTGCCATAAGACGTATATTCGTTCCAGAAAAATGCGAACGAAGCCATAGTCTACCCAAAATCCTTACTAATTTAACTCAGACCACTGCTTTTGGGCTTTGGAGGATAATTTCTTTCCAAAGCCTTTAACCAAACCATTCCTGGCGAATTTTGCCCATATACGGTGAGCTTCGTACGCCCGTCACCAGTTCCAGCAACTCAACGCCCACGTTTGGATACAGATTTAGTCCAGCGATGCTTGGCAAGGGTTGCCATACGACTTCCAGAGCAGTTGTCTCGGCCGGATTGATTCGGGGAATTCCTCCCACTAACGTACCCAGAAATACGCAGTGCAAAACGCCCTGTTTGAGCTGAGGGAGTAGCACCTCCCCCATCACCAGCAAGCCCTGTACCTCAATCTCGATGCCTAGTTCCTCCCGAAGTTCCCGCATGAGCGTTTCGGGCAGGGTTTCGCCGGGATCCGGATTGCCGCCGGGTAACTGAAAAACAGTTTGATCACCGTATTCATAGCGAGTCAGTAAAACATGGTCATTTTCAACCAAAACGACTGCGGGACGTACTTTCATGAGAATCTACTTCAGTTTATTAGGTATTTAATAAAAACAAAATAAAAAGGTCCGCTGGAGTTTTCAAGATAAATTCCGTGGCTACTGCGGAAAAGCCCCGGTGTAAACTCCCGCAAATCCTGTATTTTCTGTAAACTTGTATCCCAATTGACGCAGAAATTTTCGTTAGGTACGTAGCTCCTGCACGGCTTCGCACTCTATTACCCAACTATGGCCATTTATCTGAATACCCGTTCCCGAAAAGACCTGATCATTCACCTGATGCTGGTCGTCGGTATCATTCTTTCCTTGTTTCTTAGTTTTTTCTTCGTTTATCTGCCCTGGTCGACTAACCACGGACAAAGTATTACGGTCCCTGATTTACGAAAAGCGAACTTGGAAGATGTAAAAGCGACGCTGAGTGAACGAAAACTCGACTACATTGTCTCGGACTGCACCTTTGTGCCTGGCGTACCGCCTTTTACGGTGCTATCTCAGTACCCTTTTCCTAATTCACTGGTGAAGGAAGGTCGGAATATTTATCTCACTGTCACCATGGCGACGGCCCCCATGATTCGGATGCCGGATCTGGTATCCACGAACATGGGCCTTCGCAGTGCTCTATCGCTCTTACGCAGCGTGGGCTTGCAGGAAGGCAACATTCGCTACATTCCCGATATCGCCGAAAATGCCGTACTGGAACAATGGTACCAGGGCAAGAAGATTGAACCGGGCACCCAAGTTCCTAAAGGCTCCAAAATCGAACTGGTGGTGGGTAACGGGATTGGCAATACCGAACTCGACGTACCTAACCTGATTGGCGTTTCGCTGGAAGAAGCCGAAATCATCATCAAGGGCTCGGACCTTCGCATGGGTACCATCCTCTACAAGCAGGTCCCCGGAGCGGCCCCCGGTACGGTAGTCGAACAGCGACCCGCTCCCGGCATTGGTACCAAAATCAACGTGGGTGAAATTATTGATTTGTGGATCGCCGGAAAACCCGATACCGACACGGGTGAAGGCCCCACTGAACCCGAACGTAATTAATAGCGAAGCGGAACCATAAAACAGGTTCCGCTTCGTTTGCTTTTTTTGAATATCCTACCCAATCAATCAACGATCAATGGCTCATTGGTCCGGTATCTGTATGCGATTACTTTTTACCCTTCTTCTGTGTTCCTTAGGTTTTGGAGTACAGGCTCAATTTCGAGAGTTTCCAATTACGACAGCCCCGATACCAACGCAGTCTTCCGGAGCCCGTACCGCTGCCGTATCGCTGCCTTTTTTCGATGACTTTTCCATTACTCGAACGGGCGTACCCGATCCTTCCCTGTGGATGCCCAGCGGTGGTACGGTGGTCAACAATACCCTCACCAACCATCATCCTTCGCTGAATATCGTTTCGTTTGATGGCCTTCGCCGCGATGGTACGCCGTATGATTTCAGCAATCAGTACGCCCAGGGCGAAACGGATTCACTCACCTCGCAGACCATTAACCTCTCGGGTCTTTCGCCCCGCGACTCGGTATACCTGAGTTTTTTCTGGCTTCCCAGAGGCTTAGGCGATCAACCCGATTCGAATGATTCCTTACGGGTACAGTTTCTCACCAATGGCAACCTTTGGCAAACGGTATGGGTTCAACGAGGCGGACAGGCGATGACCGAGTACGCTCAGGCCCGCATTGCCGTACGAGCTGCTTTGTACCTGCACGCGGGTTTTCAGTTTCGTTTTCAAGCTTTCGGGCGTAGATCGGGACAGTTCGATGCCTGGCATATAGATTACGTGTATTTGAACAAGGGCCGTTCAATTCGCGATCAATACATTAAGGATGTTTCCATCCGCCGGTCCATCAGTTCGTATCTGAAGCACTACCGAGCGATGCCACTAGCTCATTACTTAGTCAATCCGGCGGCTGAAACAGCGGATACAATTAGCACGGACATTACCAATCTCTTCAACAACAACAACTTTACGACCTTACGTTTCCGAATTCAGGAACTCACGACGGGACAGCCGATTCAGAATTTTACGCAGAATATTTCTGAAAATATTCCTCAGCTCCGTTCGCAGGAAAAACGCGTGGTACCTTCACCCCTGCCCGCCTTTGCGGGTAAACGAGCCCTCGTTCGGACCACGTTTGATATTCTAACCACGGACGACCAGAACCCGAGTATTCCGGGGGTGGATCTGCGGCGGAATGATACGCTCTCTTCCATTACCGAATTGGCAGATTACTTTGCCTACGATGACGGATCGGCGGAATATGCTGCCGGG
Coding sequences within it:
- a CDS encoding succinate dehydrogenase/fumarate reductase iron-sulfur subunit: MNLTLQVWRQKNSRTEGRMESYQLSGISEDMSFLEMFDVLNEQLVHEGKEPVAFDHDCREGICGACSMYINGRPHGPLQGVTTCQLHMRSFKDGDTIVVEPWRAQAFPVIKDLVTDRTSFDRIISAGGYISVNTGNAQDANSIPIPKENADASFMAAACIGCGACVAACKNASAMLFTSAKISQLALLPQGEAERTARAKKMVAQMDEEGFGACTNTGACAAECPKGISMENIARMNREFFVAEIGTKD
- a CDS encoding fumarate reductase/succinate dehydrogenase flavoprotein subunit → MATSPKLDAKIPDGPLETKWTKYRSTVPLVNPANKRSLEIIVIGTGLAGASAAATLAELGYKVKAFCFQDSARRAHSIAAQGGINAAKNYQNDGDSVYRLFYDTIKGGDYRAREANVYRLAEVSGNIIDQCVAAGVPFAREYGGLLSNRSFGGTQVQRTFYAAGQTGQQLLLGAYSGLQRQVGAGNITMYTRHEMLDVVMIDGKCRGIIARNLITGELERHFGHAVLICSGGYGNVFYLSTNAMGSNVTAAWKAHKKGAFFGNPCFTQIHPTCIPVSGDHQSKLTLMSESLRNDGRIWVPKKKDDNRSADQIPEDERDYYLERRYPAFGNLVPRDIASRAAKERCDAGYGVGTSKMAVYLDYYAAYERYGKGEVNKRGIHNASADQILQLGKAVVKEKYGNLFDMYKQITGEDPYQVPMRIYPAVHYTMGGLWVDYNLMTTVPGLYALGEANFSDHGANRLGASALMQGLADGYFVIPYTIGAYLASEIRTKAISTDHPAFVQAEKEVNDRITKLISIKGTKSPEAYHKELGKIMWDKCGMARNEQGLKEAIQEIRALKKEFWSNVKVMGDIDEFNPELDKANRVADFIELGELMCMDALDRNESCGGHFREEYQTEEGEAKRDDENYMYVSAWEYQGESQWELHKEELNYENIKIAQRSYK
- a CDS encoding succinate dehydrogenase cytochrome b subunit, which gives rise to MSWVTQTFSSSLGRKLIMSLTGLFLCTFLVVHVSGNLQLFNHDEGYGFNKYAAFMSTFKPIRVVSYGLYAFILWHAVQGLWLAKDNRKARGAQRYVVVHNQSTWASRNMALLGTMLLLYIVVHMHDFWYVYHYGDVPYRQYEESLVTGDISSTPYTGQPIKGRLEEYVREDSQTRVTIVKDLYKETTVAFSNPLLVLFYVLGMAALAYHLVHGFWSAFQTLGWNHPKYNPLIRFLGVWVFGIGIPLAFAAMPIYFYIKSLGA
- a CDS encoding T9SS type B sorting domain-containing protein, translated to MRTLYRLFGLLVFTICGLTSTAWATHVRAGEITSRRISSTSLTYELTLTIYCDYQFGKAATDGTAAGGVKFCYGDGTPIQTTPLFTQGLPNGGLVDVGNSTVRLIFRTTHTFSAPGTYTVSVGIDNRNKGTLNITNGNSDSYPFFVESTLAINSFLGLNSTPVMLNPPVDFEACAGQRYIHNPSAFDADGDSLAYRLTQNKSTLVGESCNGFVIPSIVYPNDIPNCNDRNEANTGAAGYTINATTGDLIWDAPSCPGQYNAAFIIEEWRNGVKIGEITRDMQIIVRDCQNKRPTLEVPDEICVEAGSTATFNVRATDPDGNRLTITSTGGVYQQTPLGVNLIQPPFATFTTPTQPQASPATGTFSWQTNCTQVRQLPYEVLFKVRDHPGSVQPYLVDSKTVKVRVVAPAPKNLRSEPSGTGYVLNWDAYPCQITGAQIVIYRRQGCTNLTPDICKPGPPPGYVEVGRVPATQTTYTDNSTGLRPNTEYSYRIVASFPGPNNLTQFTSTFSNQACQRLPNQALYITNVTVDETSTTQGQITVKWTRPEGTGARQYRILRATGLNGTAYTQVGTINTNLSAPRTNDTIYVDRGLNTEANAYRYRVDVFNGTTRQDSSQAASSVRLSGNGQSRAVQLSWQANVPWSNDNQTHRIYRQVRPGVYNLIQQVAVQGPGTYTYTDNGRDNVTSDGDVSTTLSADSTYCYRVETVGTYNDPTIHGGLLYNFSQRLCLTPTDTTRPCPPVLTLDQLDCATYVQGICEEGPYSNKLSWTDATTGPNGAACDPNIVQYNIYYKRYGDTGDFEKIGETKSPPSRNFTHDNLSSYAGCYYVTSVNRFGTESVPSNTVCQDNCTDYSLPNVITPNSDGKNDTFEPIRCPRFVKNVRFRVYNRWGVKVYESNDNVLIEWDGRTDSGKELAAGTYYYEAQVTYERLNRADENRPAILKSWVQIIR
- a CDS encoding thiol-disulfide oxidoreductase DCC family protein is translated as MAVILFDGVCNFCNATINYIMDHDGGRHQFASLQSAYGQSILDQLNRPSLDFDSVLLWEDGRIYEKSEAALRIAHHVKGWQWLWTLRFLPLSIRDRVYGLIARNRYRWFGKRESCRLPSPKERLRFVG
- the fabD gene encoding ACP S-malonyltransferase, whose protein sequence is MKAYVFPGQGSQFSGMGKDLYERSEEARILFEKANDILGFRITDIMFNGSDEELKQTKVTQPAIFLHSVILASITPDLNPDMVAGHSLGEFSALVTAGVLSFEDGVRLVSKRALAMQRACEINPSTMAAVLSSLPDEQVAQLCEQVRQETGEIVVAANYNCPGQLVISGSHEGVRIAGERLKEAGAKRVLPLPVGGAFHSPLMEPAREELAAAIEVTPFHTAKFPVYQNVNAQPATQIDAIKTNLIAQLTAPVRWTQSVQAMRADGATLFVECGPGKVLQGLVKKIDAAAETAGV
- a CDS encoding NUDIX hydrolase is translated as MKVRPAVVLVENDHVLLTRYEYGDQTVFQLPGGNPDPGETLPETLMRELREELGIEIEVQGLLVMGEVLLPQLKQGVLHCVFLGTLVGGIPRINPAETTALEVVWQPLPSIAGLNLYPNVGVELLELVTGVRSSPYMGKIRQEWFG
- a CDS encoding PASTA domain-containing protein translates to MAIYLNTRSRKDLIIHLMLVVGIILSLFLSFFFVYLPWSTNHGQSITVPDLRKANLEDVKATLSERKLDYIVSDCTFVPGVPPFTVLSQYPFPNSLVKEGRNIYLTVTMATAPMIRMPDLVSTNMGLRSALSLLRSVGLQEGNIRYIPDIAENAVLEQWYQGKKIEPGTQVPKGSKIELVVGNGIGNTELDVPNLIGVSLEEAEIIIKGSDLRMGTILYKQVPGAAPGTVVEQRPAPGIGTKINVGEIIDLWIAGKPDTDTGEGPTEPERN
- a CDS encoding T9SS type A sorting domain-containing protein, translating into MRLLFTLLLCSLGFGVQAQFREFPITTAPIPTQSSGARTAAVSLPFFDDFSITRTGVPDPSLWMPSGGTVVNNTLTNHHPSLNIVSFDGLRRDGTPYDFSNQYAQGETDSLTSQTINLSGLSPRDSVYLSFFWLPRGLGDQPDSNDSLRVQFLTNGNLWQTVWVQRGGQAMTEYAQARIAVRAALYLHAGFQFRFQAFGRRSGQFDAWHIDYVYLNKGRSIRDQYIKDVSIRRSISSYLKHYRAMPLAHYLVNPAAETADTISTDITNLFNNNNFTTLRFRIQELTTGQPIQNFTQNISENIPQLRSQEKRVVPSPLPAFAGKRALVRTTFDILTTDDQNPSIPGVDLRRNDTLSSITELADYFAYDDGSAEYAAGINQQYGLVAVRFVTRKADVVSAIRIQMVRYRTELQNQTVALYILANQNNRPGLTLTRQSFVIKYPENPRGFAEFKLQNPVAVGDTFWVAYQQLSEDQLAIGLDKNSTHFSNQIYYNLGNEWAQNTNLQGALMIRPVMGGQASEVVTGVEEIRENDLRIHPNPSFGRIRWNLDSFRSLEVLDLSGRTLWSKSDLPEPAADLSGLSRGLYLLRLSNGKQTLVKKLVVEK